One genomic window of Augochlora pura isolate Apur16 chromosome 5, APUR_v2.2.1, whole genome shotgun sequence includes the following:
- the LOC144469868 gene encoding uncharacterized protein LOC144469868 produces MHKQLWEEYYECLKRAYNKITAERIMYPIALIALEGTTVMLKCPICISPMETYMNDNFEWYFDTNSSVMFSNESNKLIEELDNIIISPDDKKLIIYNIKSDQGGQYWCKLGDTLSTIYYLSIERDSQEINIVHPNTAPYKPHAVPEKMLSKYDLLISTTWTTWTQCSACDIVGRKNRYGYCTVSSRENIKRRDIDEQTETIEQFSSETADQTKNLNKNVITKIKMALRVFRNQLPCKSEYIPKEFLDIPDVKNRKTELMIKFCKVKCSKNEIFEVRDRNGNVLESANNSAGIYSVVQGMPIPSPPVMRTVIFKKYETKAILICPG; encoded by the exons ATGCACAAACAATTATGGGAAGAATATTATGAATGCCTGAAAAGAGCATACAATAAAATCACAGCAGAGAGAATCATGTACCCAATTGCACTTATAGCTCTTGAGGGAACAACGGTCAT GTTGAAATGCCCAATATGTATTTCACCAATGGAAACATACATGAACGATAATTTTGAGTGGTATTTTGACACCAATAGTTCTGTAATGTTCAGTAATGAAAGTAACAAGCTTATAGAGGAATTAGAcaacattataatttcacCAGATGAcaaaaaactaataatatacaatatcaaa TCTGATCAAGGTGGTCAATATTGGTGTAAGTTGGGAGATACATtatcaacaatttattatctttcAATTGAGCGTGACTCtcaggaaataaatatagtacacCCTAACACTGCACCATACAAGCCTCATGCAGTAccagaaaaaatgttatccAAATATGATTTACTTATTTCTACAACGTGGACTACATGGACTCAATGTTCTGCATGTGACATAGTTGGAAGAAAAAATCGTTATGGATATTGTACTGTTTCTTCacgtgaaaatattaaaagacgAG ATATAGACGAACAAACTGAAACAATCGAACAGTTTAGTTCAGAAACTGCAGAtcaaacaaaaaatttaaacaaaaatgttataactaaaattaaaatggctttaCGTGTATTTAGAAATCAGTTACCATGTAAAAGTGAATATATACCAAAAGAATTTCTAGACATTCCAGATGTTAAGAATAGAAAAACAGAATTAATGATTAAGTTTTGTAAg gtaaaatgttctaaaaatgaaatatttgaggTGCGCGATAGAAATGGAAATGTTCTTGAAAGTGCAAACAATAGTGCTGGTATTTATTCTGTAGTTCAAGGAATGCCTATTCCATCGCCGCCAGTCATGCGCAcagtaattttcaaaaaatatgagaCGAAAGCAATACTCATATGCCCAGGGTAa